The genomic interval GCCAGTGGCAGTGCAGTCGGCGATCGCCGGGACGATGCGCGCACCGTACTGCAGGGCTTCCTCGATCTCAGTCGCCGCCGCATCCGCGTTGTCCGGCTCGAGGGCGAGGGTGCCACCGAGCGAGTTGTCGACGGTCTTCAGCTGCACCCAGGCGTAGACGGTGTCACCGGGCGTGAGCGCGCGAGCTGCGTCGCCGAAGCTGATGACGTCGGCACCGTTACGCGTTTCGTAGTCTCCGAACGCGTGGGTTTCGACGGCGCGCTGCACGACCTCGAACGTGGCGGTTGAGACGCCGTCGCCGGGGTCTCCGGGGTTCTCCGGACCAGTTCCGTTGTTGGTGACGCCACCGGCGATCCACTCGATGTCGGTCCACGCCGCAAGCGACGGAATGGTGACGCCAGCTGCGAGGACGGTGCCAGCGGCGGCGATCGCGGCGAGGCGCTTTCGGCTGCGCGATCGAGCCGTGGTGACGGGTGATGTGGGCATTGAGGTGCTCCTTCGGACGAAATGCCCGCGCGTCGACGGGCCTCCTTGATGCTCACACCCGGGCGGTCTACTAGAACCGCGATTCTGCCACCCAGAAGGGGGGAGTTGACGCGTCATCAAAATTCCCCATACCTGATTGCTTCGATGGGTTCTCATGCGCCTTGTCGAACATCGACAAGCGAGTGGCGCGCCCGCTATCCGAACCCCACGCAGGCAACCGCCCCGCCCACGATCGACTCACTCACTCGAGCGCGCTCAGCGGCTGGCCGTAACCAAACCGTTATGGAGCCAACGCGCGCAGGACCCCCATTTCGGGGGTGACCAGTTGCGCCTCGGCTGGGTTGCGCGTGGGGGTGAGGCCCGACAGACGCGCGCCCGAGGCGCAGTTCGAGTGCGCCGAGGAGACGAGCGACCCCGATCGACAACGCTGCACCGCGAGCGGCGGGAAAGCCGGCGCCGCGGGCCGCGCGCATGTCACCTGCCGACGGGGCCCACTGGGGCAGTGCATGGCGGCCGGGGACAGGGCACGCCTCGCACTGTGCGCCGCTCTCAGCGCGTGACGACGACGGGGGCGCCGAGGGCCGCGTCCGGGCCCATCTCATCGGCCAGGCGACGCGCCTCCTCGATGAGCGTCTGCACGATCTCGGCCTCGGGCACGGTCTTGATGACTTCGCCCTTGACGAAGATCTGCCCCTTGCCGTTGCCGGAGGCGACACCGAGGTCGGCTTCGCGCGCCTCTCCCGGTCCGTTGACGACGCACCCCATGACGGCGACGCGCAACGGCACCGTCACATCCTTGAGGCCCTCCGTCACCGAATCGGCGAGCGTGTACACGTCGACCTGGGCGCGACCGCACGACGGGCACGAGACGATCTCGAGCTTGCGCTCGCGGAGGTTGAGGGACTGCAGGATCTGCAGACCCACCTTGACCTCCTCGGCGGGGGGCGCCGACAGCGAGACGCGGATGGTGTCGCCGATGCCCTCCGAGAGGAGGATTCCGAACGCCGTGGCCGACTTGATCGTGCCTTGGAAGGCAGGACCGGCCTCCGTGACGCCGAGGTGAAGCGGCCAGTCGCCGCGCTCGGCGAGCATCCGGTAGGCCTTCACCATGACGATGGGGTCGTTGTGCTTGACCGAGATCTTGAAGTCGTGGAAGTCGTGCTCCTCGAACAGGCTCGCTTCCCAGACGGCGCTCTCGACGAGAGCCTCCGGCGTCGCGCGACCGTACTTGGCGAGCAGGCGCTTGTCGAGCGATCCGGCGTTCACACCGATGCGCAGCGACACTCCGGCGTCCTTCGCGGCCTTCGCGATCTCCCCCACCTTGTCGTCGAACTGGCGGATGTTGCCGGGGTTCACGCGCACCGCGGCACAGCCCGCGTCGATGGCCTGGAAGACGTACTTCGGCTGGAAGTGGATGTCGGCGATGACCGGGATCTGGCTCTTCTTGGCGATGATGTGGAGCACATCCGCGTCGTCCTGGCTGGGCACGGCGACGCGCACGATGTCACAGCCGGATGCGGTGAGCTCGGCGATCTGCTGGAGGGTCGCGTTGATGTTGGTGGTGGGGGTCGTGGTCATCGACTGAACGCTCACGGGCGCATCCCCACCGACGAGGACCTTGCCCACCTTGATCTGTCGCGACTTGCGTCGTGGGGCGAGGATCTCAGGGGCGGGCTTGGGCATCCCGATGTTCAGAGCAGGCACCCGACCACTCTAGGCGGCGGTGCCTACCGCCGCCTGGACGCGCACCGATCACGCGCTGGGCGTCACCCGAAATCGACGCGCATGACGGATCGGCGAGGGTTCGGGCGCGACACCTCTCGCATCCCGGCCTCTGCGAACATCCCGGGCGAGCCGACGTAGAAGTCGGCTGCGGATTGCGCGCGCCCCTCTGCGCGATGCCGCGGGTAGCCTTCCACGGCTCGCGCGCCGTGCTTCCGGGCATAGGCGACTGCCGCGCGCGCGAGCTCAGCGCCGATCCCCGTCCCGCGGTGGCCGTCTCGCACCACGAAGCACACGATCGCCCACACGGACGCGTCCTCGGGGTCCTCCTCGCGGCCTGCCCAGGGCAGCCGCCCACGCACGAGGCGCACGTACGCGGACCGTGGTTCGACGGCGACCCACCCCACAGCCTCGTCGCCGTCGAACGCCACCAGACCCGTCGTCGGACGGCCGGGCCTTTCGCATGACGTCTGCTCGCGGAACCTGGCCTCGCGCTCGGCGTGGGGCATCGCCGCGAACTCCTTGTCACGCACACGGAACCACTGGCACTGGCAACCTCGGGCGTCGCCGCGGCCGCGGAAGACCTCCTGCAGGTCATCCCATCGGGCATCCGATGCGGGGACGGTGCGGATGCGTCGCGTCATTCCGTAATCGTCACACCGACCTGCCGCGCGCGCTAGCCGAGGGTGATGGGATTGACGATGTCCGCGTAGATGAGCAGCGCACTCATGAGACCGAGCACGGCGACGATCACGAGCGTCACGGGCACGAGCCGCGCGATGTCGACGGGACCGGGATCGGGCTTGCGGAAGAGCTTCGCGAAGCCGCGACGGATCGCCTCCCACAGGGCGCCCGCGACGTGGCCGCCATCGAGCGGCAGCAGCGGGATGAGGTTGAACACGAAGAGCGCGACGTTGAGCGACGCGAGCATCTGCAGCAGCCCTGAGGCGCGATCCGCGACGGGCGCGGCGTCGAGCGCCGTCATCTCGCCCGCGAGGCGTCCGACGCCGACCACGCTGATGGGCCCGTTCGGGTCGCGATCGTCGCCGCCGAAAGCGGCCTGGGCGACCTGCACGAGCCGCTGCGGGAGGGTCAGGATGATCTCCCCCACGCGCACGACGTTGTCGCCTACCGCGGGCAGAACGGCCGTCACCGGCTGGCGCACCTTCTCGGTCGCGGGGCCGATGCCGACGAATCCGAGCGGCTCGGTGAGGATCTCGCCGTCGTCGCCGCGCAGATACTCGCCGTTCTCGTCGACCAGCGGACGCTCGCTCAGCAGGGGCGTCACGTTCAGCGTCAGCTGCGTGCCGTCGCGCTCGACCACGAACGGGATGGCGCGATCGGCGTTGGGGCGGATCGCGGCACTGACATCCGCCCACTCCTCGATCGGCTGGCCGGCGATCGAGATGAGGCGGTCTCCGGGCAGCAGGCCCGCCTCTGCCGCGGGCGCGATGGGATCGGTCGACGTGCACTCGGTCTGCTCGACGTTCGTCGCGACGCACTCGTTGACGCTGCCGAGCGTCGTCGAGTACTGCGGGAGGCCGAAGCCGCACAGCACGATCGCGTACAGGACGATCGCGATGAGGAGGTTCATGAGCGGGCCGCCCAGCATCACGACGATGCGCTTCGCGACGGGGAGCCGATAGAACGTGCGCTCCTCATCGCCGGGAGTGATGGTGTCGGCGGACTGGTCCCGGGCGTCCTGCACGAGGGTGTCGAAGAATCCGGTGCTCGCGGTGCGGGCGCGCGCACCGACGCGCTCGGGTGGATACATGCCCGCCATCGAGATGTAGCCGCCGAGGGGGATGGCTTTGATGCCGTACTCGGTCTCACCCCGGCGCCGGGACCACAGCGTGGGACCGAAGCCGATCATGAACTGCCCGACCTTCACCCCGAAGAGCTTCGCGGGCAGCAGATGGCCGATCTCGTGGAGGCCGATCGAGACGGCGATGCCGACGGCGACGATGATCACGCCGAGGGCGTACAGCAGCACGGTTTCCACAGCGTCAGGTTAGCGATCCGGCGCTGAGAGCGCGCTCAGGTCGGCCCGGGTGCTGGCTGTGCGCGCCCCGTGCGTCACTCAGCGCGAGGGATGCTCGGCGAGGATCCGGTCCGCCTCGGCGCGCGCCCACGTCTCCGCGGCGAGCACACCCTCGAGGGTGGATTCCCCCGGCGTGTGCGCGTCGACCACGCGTCGGATGGTGTCGACGATGCCGAGGAACGGCACGCGGCCCTCGTGGAAGGCGTCGACCGCCTGCTCGTTGGCGGCGTTGTAGACCGCAGGGTAGGTGCCCCCGAGCTCGCCCACTCGCCGCGCGAGCGCGACAGCTGGGAATGTCTCGTCGTCGAGCGGTTCGAACGTCCACTCCTGCGCGCGCGTCCAGTCGATCGGCACGCCTGCGCCCGGCACGCGGTGCGGCCAATCGAGCGCGAGCGAGATCGGAAGGCGCATGTCGGGCGGCGAGGCCTGCGCGATCGTCGAACCGTCGACGAACTCCACCATCGAGTGCACGATCGACTGCGGATGCACGACGACGTCGATCCGCTCGTAGGGGATGCCGAAGAGCAGGTGCGCCTCGATCACCTCGAGCCCCTTGTTGACGAGCGTCGCCGAGTTGGTCGTGATGACGCGCCCCATGTCCCAGGTGGGATGCGCGAGAGCATCGGCGGGGCGCACATCCGCGAGTCGCTCCCGCGTGAACCCGCGGAACGGGCCCCCGGATGCGGTGACCACGAGTCGGCGAACCTCGTCGTGCGCCCCCGCCATGATCGCCTGCGCGAGCGCAGAATGCTCCGAGTCGACAGGGACGATCTGCCCGGGTGCTGCGGCGGCGAGCACGAGGTCGCCGCCCACGATGAGGCTCTCCTTGTTGGCGAGCGCGAGCGTCGCCCCCGTCTCGAGCACGGCGAGCGTCGCTGCCAGTCCCACGGATCCCGTGATGCCGTTGACGACGACGTCGGCTTCGACATCACCCACGAGTGCGACGGCGTCGTCGATGCCGAGCGCCGTGCGGGCGACGCCGGTGTCCGCAGCCTGGCGCTCGAGAGCCTCGGCGTTGCGACCCGCGGCGATCCCGACGAGCTCGAAGCGGTCGGGATTCGCGGCGATCACCTCGAGCGCCTGGACTCCGATCGAGCCCGTGGAACCGAGGACGAGCACACGACGACGCGACATGCCTCGAGCCTATCCGCGCCGCTCGACCGTCAGTTCTTGGTGTCGGCGATCTCGACCAGGAAGACGAGCGTCTTGCCGCCGAGGCCGTTCGAGGTCTCCTCCACGCCGTAGCCGAGCGCCGGCGGAATCGACACGAGAAGTGTCGTGCCGACCTTCTGCCCGACGAGCGCTGCCCCGAAGCCGCGGACGACGTCGCCCGTGCCGAAGGTCGTGGGCTCGCGGGAGAACGACTCGTCGAAGACCTCGTTCGTGTCCCAGCGCAGGCCCATGTAGTCGACGGTGACGTCGTCGCCGTCCTCCACGACCGGCCCGTCGCCTTCGGTCAGCACCGCGACCTGCAGCTGCGTGGGTGCCTCCGTCTGCGGGATGGTCACGACGGGCGTGCCGTCCTCGCCGAACACGACCTCCGGAACGTTCTCAGTCCATGCGGCGGGCGTCGGAAGCGGCAGCACGTCGAGCACGACGACGGCCGTCGAGTCGGAGTCGCCGCCCTCCGCTGCGGGAACCACCGCGACGACGCGCGAGCCGACGGTGCTGCACGTGATGATGTCGATGAACTCCTGAGCGGTGTAGCCCTCGACGAGCGGGAGGCCGAGGCCCACCCCGTCGAAGTCGGACACGTCGACGAGCTCACCCGACTGTCCGTCGTACAGCGCGAGGTCGACGAACACCTGGTCGCCAGCCTCCACCGCGCGACCGTCGCCCTTCTTCACGACCGTTCGCTCGAGCGTCGATGCCGCGAGCGGTGCCGAGAACTCGACGGTCGGCGTCTCGCCGAACTCACCCGTCACGATCACGGAGTCGGACGCCTTGCCGGGAGCGGCGCACTCGGCCTGGCCATCGGGCGCACTCGTCGAGGGAGCCTCGGGCTCGTCGGAGGCGCAGCCGGTGAGAGCGACGCCGAGCGCGACGACAGCGAGAACGGGGAGGAAACGGGGCACGAGAGGACTCCTTGAGGTGAGACCCCCATCCTTCCCCATGATCCTTGGAACGAGGTGCACCCCCTCCGCCACCTGCCAGCATCCCGCGCCTAGACTCGAAGGCATGGCATTCTCCGTCCCCCAGGAGCGCAAGCTCGTCACCGAACTCCCTGGTCCGAAGTCTCGTGCGCTTCAGGAACGCCGTGTCGCGAGCGTCTCGCGAGGAGCGGGGACGCTCGCCAACATCTACATGGACCACGGCGCCGGAGCGATCCTCGTGGACGTCGACGGCAACCAGCTCATCGACCTCGGCTGTGGAATCGGCGTCACGACCATCGGCCACGCGCACCCCGAAGTCGCCGAGGCCGTCGCCGAGCAGGCGCGCAAGCTCACCCACACTCTCTTCACCGTGACCCCGTACGAGAACTACGTGCGCGTCGCCGAGAAGCTCGCTGAGATCACCCCCGGCGACTTCGAGAAGCACTCGATCCTCGTCAACAGCGGTGCGGAGGCGGTGGAGAACGCGGTCAAGATCGCCCGCAAGTTCACGGGCCGGCGCGCGATCGTGAGCCTCGACCACGCCTTCCACGGCCGAACCAACCTCACGATGGCGATGACCTACCGCCCCTGGCCGGAGCGCGCGGGCATGGGCCCGTTCCCCGGCGAGCTGTACTCCGTGCCGATCTCCTACCCGTTCAAGGACGGCCTGACCGGCGAGGAAGCCGCCGCCAAGACGATCGACTACATCGAGACGCACATCGGCGGCACCGAGGTCGCGGCGTTCTTCGCCGAGCCCATCCAGGGCGACGGCGGCATCGTGATCCCGGCCCCCGGCTACTTCGCCGCGATCAAGAAGTACTGCGAGGACAACGGCATCGTCTTCGTCGCGGACGAGATCCAGGCGGGAATCGCCCGCACGGGCGCGTGGTACTCGATCGAGCACCACGGCGTCGTCCCTGACCTCGTGACGAGCGCGAAGGGCATCGCCGGCGGCATGCCGCTTGCCGCGGTCACCGGCCGCGCCGACATCATGGATGCCGTGCAGCCGGGCGGCATCGGCGGAACGTTCGGCGGCAACCCCGTCTCGGCCGCAGCCGCGCTCAAGGTCTTCGAGATCATCGAGCGCGACAACCTCATCGGGGAGGCGCAGCGCGTCGAGCGCTCGCTCCTGGCGCGCATCGGCGACTGGACCGAGAAGTTCGACGTCGTCGGTGAGGTGCGCGGCAAGGGCGCGATGTTCGGCATCGAGCTCGTGAAGCCCGGAACGAAGACCCCCAACCCGGAGGCCCTCACGAAGGTTCTCGCGCACGCGACAGCGAACGGCGTCATCCCGCTCGACGCCGGATCGTGGGACTCGGTCCTGCGGCTGCTCCCGAGCGTCGTCATCAGCGATGAGCTGATCGACGACGCCATGGGCGTGCTCGAAGAGGCCCTTTCGACGCTCTAGGAAGCAGACGCCGAACCGTGACAGACCACCACAACCTGGGCACGCCGATTCGTCAGCCCGTCTCTGCTGAGACCGGCGTCTCTGACCCGTTCCCTCCCGGCGCGGGCGTCACGGACGGCTACCCGCGTTCCGCTCCCTCAGGTCCTCTGCGCCCGCGCCGCCGTCGTCGTCGCGGCGGACGCTGGGTGGGGATGGTCCTCGCCGTGCTCGCGCTGATCGGGCTCGTGGTCGCGGCGCCGTGGGACGCGGACCGTCGACAGGTGTATGCCGA from Salinibacterium sp. ZJ70 carries:
- the ispG gene encoding flavodoxin-dependent (E)-4-hydroxy-3-methylbut-2-enyl-diphosphate synthase encodes the protein MPALNIGMPKPAPEILAPRRKSRQIKVGKVLVGGDAPVSVQSMTTTPTTNINATLQQIAELTASGCDIVRVAVPSQDDADVLHIIAKKSQIPVIADIHFQPKYVFQAIDAGCAAVRVNPGNIRQFDDKVGEIAKAAKDAGVSLRIGVNAGSLDKRLLAKYGRATPEALVESAVWEASLFEEHDFHDFKISVKHNDPIVMVKAYRMLAERGDWPLHLGVTEAGPAFQGTIKSATAFGILLSEGIGDTIRVSLSAPPAEEVKVGLQILQSLNLRERKLEIVSCPSCGRAQVDVYTLADSVTEGLKDVTVPLRVAVMGCVVNGPGEAREADLGVASGNGKGQIFVKGEVIKTVPEAEIVQTLIEEARRLADEMGPDAALGAPVVVTR
- a CDS encoding GNAT family N-acetyltransferase is translated as MTRRIRTVPASDARWDDLQEVFRGRGDARGCQCQWFRVRDKEFAAMPHAEREARFREQTSCERPGRPTTGLVAFDGDEAVGWVAVEPRSAYVRLVRGRLPWAGREEDPEDASVWAIVCFVVRDGHRGTGIGAELARAAVAYARKHGARAVEGYPRHRAEGRAQSAADFYVGSPGMFAEAGMREVSRPNPRRSVMRVDFG
- a CDS encoding RIP metalloprotease, encoding METVLLYALGVIIVAVGIAVSIGLHEIGHLLPAKLFGVKVGQFMIGFGPTLWSRRRGETEYGIKAIPLGGYISMAGMYPPERVGARARTASTGFFDTLVQDARDQSADTITPGDEERTFYRLPVAKRIVVMLGGPLMNLLIAIVLYAIVLCGFGLPQYSTTLGSVNECVATNVEQTECTSTDPIAPAAEAGLLPGDRLISIAGQPIEEWADVSAAIRPNADRAIPFVVERDGTQLTLNVTPLLSERPLVDENGEYLRGDDGEILTEPLGFVGIGPATEKVRQPVTAVLPAVGDNVVRVGEIILTLPQRLVQVAQAAFGGDDRDPNGPISVVGVGRLAGEMTALDAAPVADRASGLLQMLASLNVALFVFNLIPLLPLDGGHVAGALWEAIRRGFAKLFRKPDPGPVDIARLVPVTLVIVAVLGLMSALLIYADIVNPITLG
- the dxr gene encoding 1-deoxy-D-xylulose-5-phosphate reductoisomerase, with the protein product MSRRRVLVLGSTGSIGVQALEVIAANPDRFELVGIAAGRNAEALERQAADTGVARTALGIDDAVALVGDVEADVVVNGITGSVGLAATLAVLETGATLALANKESLIVGGDLVLAAAAPGQIVPVDSEHSALAQAIMAGAHDEVRRLVVTASGGPFRGFTRERLADVRPADALAHPTWDMGRVITTNSATLVNKGLEVIEAHLLFGIPYERIDVVVHPQSIVHSMVEFVDGSTIAQASPPDMRLPISLALDWPHRVPGAGVPIDWTRAQEWTFEPLDDETFPAVALARRVGELGGTYPAVYNAANEQAVDAFHEGRVPFLGIVDTIRRVVDAHTPGESTLEGVLAAETWARAEADRILAEHPSR
- a CDS encoding FKBP-type peptidyl-prolyl cis-trans isomerase, translating into MPRFLPVLAVVALGVALTGCASDEPEAPSTSAPDGQAECAAPGKASDSVIVTGEFGETPTVEFSAPLAASTLERTVVKKGDGRAVEAGDQVFVDLALYDGQSGELVDVSDFDGVGLGLPLVEGYTAQEFIDIITCSTVGSRVVAVVPAAEGGDSDSTAVVVLDVLPLPTPAAWTENVPEVVFGEDGTPVVTIPQTEAPTQLQVAVLTEGDGPVVEDGDDVTVDYMGLRWDTNEVFDESFSREPTTFGTGDVVRGFGAALVGQKVGTTLLVSIPPALGYGVEETSNGLGGKTLVFLVEIADTKN
- the gabT gene encoding 4-aminobutyrate--2-oxoglutarate transaminase — protein: MAFSVPQERKLVTELPGPKSRALQERRVASVSRGAGTLANIYMDHGAGAILVDVDGNQLIDLGCGIGVTTIGHAHPEVAEAVAEQARKLTHTLFTVTPYENYVRVAEKLAEITPGDFEKHSILVNSGAEAVENAVKIARKFTGRRAIVSLDHAFHGRTNLTMAMTYRPWPERAGMGPFPGELYSVPISYPFKDGLTGEEAAAKTIDYIETHIGGTEVAAFFAEPIQGDGGIVIPAPGYFAAIKKYCEDNGIVFVADEIQAGIARTGAWYSIEHHGVVPDLVTSAKGIAGGMPLAAVTGRADIMDAVQPGGIGGTFGGNPVSAAAALKVFEIIERDNLIGEAQRVERSLLARIGDWTEKFDVVGEVRGKGAMFGIELVKPGTKTPNPEALTKVLAHATANGVIPLDAGSWDSVLRLLPSVVISDELIDDAMGVLEEALSTL